One part of the Sphingopyxis sp. TUF1 genome encodes these proteins:
- a CDS encoding GNAT family N-acetyltransferase, translating into MAEADPPARTISLGTGVAAVDAAAWDGLHDGGNPFVSHAFLSLLEESGSVGPGTGWQAAPLLVEDADGRLVAAAPAYLKAHSQGEYVFDHAWADAWERAGGDYYPKLQIAAPFTPVPGPRLLANDKDDARLLLRAAEAVVRQNDLSSAHATFVAPEQMPLFEEAGWLVRRDIQFHFANTGYASFDDFLATLNSQKRKQLRKERLRAVEGLRIEELTGDAIRPDHWDAMWLFYQDTGARKWGHPYLTREAFDLMGGAMAEQILLLIAYDAEERPVAGALHFLGADTLYGRYWGCLTEIPYLHFELCYYRAIDIAIERGLKRVEAGAQGGHKLARGYGPVATWSAHFIADPGFRRAVAEFLERERAAEEVEMEWLEGHMPFKRRD; encoded by the coding sequence ATGGCCGAGGCCGATCCACCGGCGCGGACGATCTCGCTCGGCACCGGCGTCGCCGCGGTGGACGCGGCGGCGTGGGACGGGTTGCACGATGGCGGCAATCCTTTTGTGAGCCATGCGTTTCTGTCGCTGCTCGAGGAATCGGGCAGCGTCGGGCCGGGCACAGGGTGGCAGGCGGCGCCGCTGCTCGTCGAGGATGCGGACGGGAGGCTGGTCGCGGCTGCGCCCGCTTACCTTAAAGCGCACAGCCAAGGCGAATATGTGTTCGATCATGCCTGGGCCGATGCCTGGGAGCGCGCGGGCGGCGACTATTATCCGAAGCTTCAGATCGCGGCGCCCTTCACCCCCGTTCCCGGCCCGCGCCTTCTCGCGAACGACAAGGATGACGCGCGGCTCCTCCTCCGCGCGGCCGAGGCGGTCGTGCGGCAGAATGATCTGTCGTCGGCGCACGCGACCTTTGTCGCGCCCGAACAGATGCCGTTGTTCGAGGAAGCGGGCTGGCTCGTCCGCCGCGACATTCAGTTTCATTTCGCGAACACAGGCTATGCCAGCTTCGACGATTTTCTCGCGACGCTCAATTCGCAAAAGCGCAAGCAGCTACGCAAGGAGCGGTTACGCGCGGTCGAGGGCCTACGGATCGAAGAGCTGACCGGCGATGCGATCCGCCCCGATCATTGGGATGCGATGTGGCTCTTCTATCAGGACACTGGCGCGCGCAAATGGGGGCATCCCTATCTTACCCGCGAGGCGTTCGACCTGATGGGCGGGGCGATGGCAGAGCAGATCCTCCTGCTGATCGCCTATGATGCGGAGGAGCGGCCGGTCGCCGGCGCACTGCACTTCCTGGGGGCCGACACGCTTTACGGCCGCTATTGGGGATGCCTGACCGAAATCCCCTATCTGCATTTCGAGCTATGCTATTACCGCGCGATCGACATTGCGATCGAACGCGGGCTGAAGCGCGTCGAGGCAGGGGCGCAGGGCGGACACAAGCTCGCGCGCGGCTATGGCCCCGTCGCGACATGGTCGGCGCATTTCATCGCCGATCCGGGCTTTCGCCGCGCGGTCGCCGAGTTTCTCGAGCGCGAGCGCGCCGCCGAAGAGGTCGAGATGGAATGGCTGGAGGGGCATATGCCCTTCAAGCGGAGGGATTAG
- a CDS encoding RidA family protein — MDIAAKIAELGLDLPKPAAPVAAYVPAVEHGGVLYISGQLPFRDGQVVTGRLGDDMDIAGGQDAAQRVALMLVAQIGQALGGDWSRVERIVKLGVFVNSAPSFTDQAKVANGASELFETLFGEAGRHARAAVGVAVLPLGAAVEADAIVAVRPA; from the coding sequence ATGGATATTGCCGCCAAAATCGCCGAGCTCGGCCTCGATCTTCCCAAACCCGCTGCGCCGGTCGCCGCCTATGTGCCCGCGGTCGAACACGGCGGGGTGCTGTACATCAGCGGCCAGCTGCCGTTCCGCGACGGGCAGGTCGTGACCGGCCGGCTGGGCGACGACATGGACATCGCGGGCGGGCAGGACGCGGCGCAGCGCGTCGCGCTGATGCTCGTCGCGCAGATCGGGCAGGCGCTGGGCGGCGACTGGTCGCGCGTCGAGCGGATCGTCAAGCTGGGCGTCTTCGTCAACAGCGCGCCAAGCTTCACCGATCAGGCGAAGGTCGCCAATGGCGCGTCCGAACTGTTCGAAACATTGTTCGGCGAGGCCGGCCGCCACGCGCGCGCCGCGGTGGGCGTCGCGGTGCTGCCGCTCGGCGCGGCGGTCGAGGCCGACGCGATCGTGGCGGTGCGCCCGGCCTGA
- a CDS encoding HAD family hydrolase, with protein sequence MTRPLVITDCDEVLMHMVVPFAEWVDAEHGVIFRIEDASFANALKRKECGTPLEAAEVWPLLDGFFREEMTRQYPIPGALAAMAAIGAEADIVVLTNVGPEHQQARIEQLALHDFHAPVIGSRGGKGAPVRRLIEQYRPSVAVFIDDLAGHHHSVAEEAPEVWRLHFVGEPAIADKIAASPHAHARIDDWKAAQRWIMARLAENIPAPAPQPV encoded by the coding sequence ATGACCCGCCCGCTCGTCATCACCGATTGCGACGAGGTGCTGATGCACATGGTCGTGCCCTTCGCCGAATGGGTCGACGCCGAGCATGGCGTAATTTTCCGTATCGAGGATGCGAGCTTTGCAAACGCGCTGAAGCGTAAGGAATGCGGCACGCCGCTGGAGGCCGCCGAGGTGTGGCCTTTGCTCGACGGCTTTTTTCGCGAGGAAATGACGCGGCAATATCCGATTCCGGGTGCCTTGGCCGCGATGGCGGCGATCGGCGCCGAGGCGGACATTGTCGTGCTCACCAACGTCGGTCCCGAGCATCAGCAGGCGCGGATCGAGCAGCTCGCGCTTCACGATTTCCACGCGCCGGTGATCGGCAGCCGCGGCGGCAAGGGCGCGCCGGTGCGCCGCCTGATCGAGCAATATCGTCCGTCGGTTGCGGTGTTCATCGACGATCTGGCGGGGCATCATCACTCGGTCGCGGAGGAAGCGCCCGAGGTGTGGCGGCTTCATTTCGTCGGCGAGCCCGCCATCGCGGACAAGATTGCCGCGTCGCCGCACGCCCACGCGCGAATCGACGACTGGAAAGCGGCGCAACGCTGGATCATGGCGCGGCTCGCCGAAAACATCCCTGCCCCGGCGCCGCAGCCGGTTTGA
- a CDS encoding DUF3572 family protein, whose amino-acid sequence MHDDDDDAALALQALGWILSDEPRAERLLGLTGLAPDELRASLGEQATLAAILSFLTSHENDLVACADALQVPPASLAAAAHRLEGSPA is encoded by the coding sequence TTGCACGATGACGATGACGATGCCGCGCTGGCGCTTCAGGCGCTCGGTTGGATCTTGAGCGACGAGCCGCGCGCCGAGCGGCTGCTTGGCCTGACAGGGTTGGCGCCGGACGAACTGCGCGCCTCGCTGGGCGAGCAGGCGACGCTGGCGGCGATCCTGTCGTTCCTGACGTCCCACGAAAACGACCTTGTCGCCTGCGCCGATGCGTTGCAGGTGCCGCCTGCAAGCTTGGCCGCCGCTGCCCACCGACTCGAAGGAAGTCCCGCATGA
- a CDS encoding response regulator, which yields MGKTILVVEDNELNLRLFCDLLNAHGYSAHPVRDGRDALAKAREVSPDLIIMDIQLPHVSGLDLIGQMKADLTLRAVPIMAVTAYAGKGDEEQIRAAGAEAYVSKPISVIKFIESVGAFA from the coding sequence ATGGGCAAGACCATCCTGGTCGTCGAAGATAATGAGCTCAACTTGCGCCTGTTCTGCGACCTCCTCAACGCCCACGGCTACAGCGCGCATCCGGTGCGCGACGGCCGCGACGCGCTGGCCAAGGCGCGCGAGGTGTCGCCCGACCTGATCATCATGGACATCCAGTTGCCGCATGTCAGCGGGCTGGACCTGATCGGCCAGATGAAGGCCGACCTGACCTTGCGCGCCGTGCCGATCATGGCGGTCACCGCCTATGCGGGGAAGGGCGACGAGGAGCAGATCCGCGCCGCGGGCGCCGAGGCCTATGTCTCGAAACCGATTTCGGTGATCAAGTTCATCGAGAGCGTGGGGGCGTTTGCCTGA
- the rpmG gene encoding 50S ribosomal protein L33: protein MAKPTTVKIKLVSTADTGFFYVTKKNPRTMTEKMTVRKYDPRARKHVEFKEAKIK, encoded by the coding sequence ATGGCCAAGCCGACGACCGTCAAGATCAAGCTGGTGAGCACCGCCGACACGGGCTTTTTCTATGTCACCAAGAAGAACCCGCGCACGATGACGGAGAAGATGACGGTGCGCAAATATGACCCGCGTGCGCGCAAGCATGTCGAGTTCAAGGAAGCCAAGATCAAGTGA
- a CDS encoding energy transducer TonB: protein MTLIPLISAMMTAPEATTAPAGRSAALPRTLYGSDQRRHPVAALLAVGLPAALVVAVALSPMIVETPPITKPITGTLIELPKPPPPEPVEDAKPTPRTTSATETVEPRVETVPLNDDRVAVGPVIVDARPIDPGPPALPADPPAPKLVLAELDARFAGAFQPDYPAREQRRGVEGVAKVRVLIGTDGRVKAVELVSADSPGFFEETKRRALAKWRFKPATRGGVAEESWKVMTVRFEIRNA from the coding sequence ATGACCCTGATACCGCTGATTTCGGCGATGATGACCGCACCCGAAGCGACGACCGCACCCGCGGGGCGTTCGGCGGCCTTACCCCGCACCCTCTATGGCAGCGATCAGCGCCGCCATCCGGTCGCGGCGCTTTTGGCTGTCGGGCTTCCCGCCGCGCTCGTCGTCGCGGTGGCGCTGTCGCCGATGATCGTCGAAACGCCGCCGATAACGAAGCCTATCACCGGCACGCTGATCGAACTGCCCAAACCCCCGCCGCCCGAACCCGTCGAGGATGCCAAGCCGACGCCGAGAACCACATCGGCGACCGAAACGGTCGAGCCGCGCGTCGAAACCGTGCCGCTGAACGATGATCGCGTCGCCGTCGGGCCGGTGATCGTCGATGCGCGGCCGATCGATCCCGGCCCGCCAGCCCTCCCCGCCGATCCACCCGCGCCCAAGCTGGTGCTCGCCGAACTCGACGCGCGCTTTGCCGGGGCGTTCCAGCCCGACTATCCGGCCCGCGAGCAGCGGCGCGGGGTCGAGGGAGTCGCGAAGGTGCGCGTGCTCATCGGCACCGACGGGCGCGTGAAGGCGGTCGAACTGGTGAGCGCCGACAGCCCCGGCTTCTTTGAAGAAACGAAGCGGCGCGCGCTCGCCAAGTGGCGCTTCAAGCCCGCGACGCGCGGCGGTGTGGCCGAGGAAAGCTGGAAGGTCATGACCGTGCGCTTCGAGATCCGGAACGCCTGA
- a CDS encoding glutamate--tRNA ligase yields the protein MTVTTRFAPSPTGLLHVGNVRTALHNWLWARKHGGRFLLRIDDTDVERSKEEYVEGIRADLDWLGLDIDGEERQSARFALYKAEFEKLKAAGRVYACYETPEELDIRRKVLLSRGLPPVYERKPIDAPVPEGVAPHWRFRLDHDVPIEWTDLIRGPQHFEPKTMSDPVVRRADGSWLYLLPSVIDDIAMGISHVVRGEDHVSNTAAQVQMFAALGAAPPAFAHEALLVGTEGKLSKRLGSLGMASLREQGIEPIALAALLARLGTSDPVEPVTDLAPLIAGIDFARFGRAPARFDEAELALLNQKILHLSDHAAVADRLPASIDEARWNAIRPNLATVAEAADWVAVFEGPFAPPATEAADRPVLDAAAKAAPHIDWSADPWHALIAAVKEATGAKGRALFLPLRRALTARDHGPDMAELLPLIAKEEAIARLAGSGEA from the coding sequence ATGACCGTCACCACTCGCTTCGCCCCCTCGCCGACCGGACTTCTGCATGTCGGCAACGTTCGCACCGCGCTCCACAACTGGCTGTGGGCGAGGAAACATGGCGGGCGTTTCCTGCTGCGCATCGACGATACCGATGTCGAACGGTCGAAGGAGGAGTATGTCGAGGGCATTCGCGCTGACCTTGACTGGCTCGGGCTCGATATCGACGGCGAGGAGCGCCAGTCGGCGCGCTTCGCGCTGTACAAGGCCGAGTTCGAGAAATTGAAGGCGGCGGGCCGCGTTTATGCCTGTTACGAAACGCCCGAAGAGCTCGACATCCGCCGCAAGGTGCTGCTCTCGCGCGGGTTGCCTCCCGTCTATGAACGCAAACCGATCGACGCGCCGGTGCCTGAAGGCGTCGCGCCGCACTGGCGCTTCCGGCTCGACCATGACGTGCCGATCGAATGGACCGACCTGATCCGCGGGCCGCAGCATTTCGAGCCGAAGACGATGTCGGACCCGGTGGTGCGCCGCGCCGACGGCAGCTGGCTTTACCTGTTGCCGAGCGTGATCGACGACATCGCGATGGGGATCAGCCATGTCGTGCGCGGCGAGGACCATGTGTCGAACACTGCGGCGCAGGTTCAGATGTTCGCGGCGCTCGGTGCGGCACCCCCCGCCTTCGCGCATGAGGCGCTGCTCGTCGGGACCGAGGGGAAATTGTCGAAGCGGCTGGGCTCGCTCGGCATGGCGAGCTTGCGCGAACAGGGGATCGAGCCGATCGCGCTCGCCGCGCTGCTCGCGCGGCTCGGTACCAGCGACCCGGTCGAGCCGGTGACCGATCTGGCGCCGCTGATCGCGGGCATCGACTTTGCGCGCTTCGGCCGCGCGCCGGCGCGCTTCGACGAGGCCGAGCTGGCGCTGCTCAACCAGAAGATACTTCACCTCAGCGATCATGCTGCGGTGGCGGACCGCCTGCCCGCGTCGATTGACGAAGCGCGCTGGAACGCGATTCGCCCCAATCTGGCGACCGTCGCCGAGGCTGCCGACTGGGTAGCGGTGTTCGAAGGGCCGTTCGCGCCGCCCGCGACCGAGGCGGCCGACCGTCCGGTGCTGGATGCCGCGGCGAAGGCGGCGCCGCACATCGACTGGAGCGCCGATCCCTGGCACGCGCTCATCGCCGCGGTGAAGGAGGCGACGGGGGCGAAGGGCCGCGCGCTGTTCCTGCCGCTGCGCCGCGCGCTGACCGCGCGCGACCATGGTCCCGACATGGCTGAGCTGCTGCCGCTGATCGCCAAGGAGGAGGCGATTGCGCGGCTGGCGGGGAGCGGGGAGGCGTAA
- a CDS encoding DoxX family protein translates to MLALGSKAPADRAERVLDILRITVALLILIHGVYRLAADIVVPFGTWLDSLGFPYGYGWAMAVTIYELVGPALMLARRWTSLAALGHAFILTLGLFLVHMPAGWFVVGGGRNGMEYSVFLIVSLLAIAWAYWPVRDRAAR, encoded by the coding sequence ATGCTGGCACTGGGGTCCAAGGCACCGGCAGACCGGGCCGAACGGGTGCTCGATATATTGCGGATCACGGTGGCGCTGCTCATCCTGATCCACGGTGTGTACCGCTTGGCGGCCGACATCGTCGTCCCGTTCGGCACATGGCTCGACAGTCTAGGCTTTCCCTACGGATATGGCTGGGCGATGGCGGTGACAATTTACGAGCTGGTCGGCCCCGCGCTGATGCTCGCGCGCCGCTGGACCAGCCTTGCCGCGCTCGGCCATGCCTTCATTCTGACATTGGGCCTGTTCCTGGTGCATATGCCCGCGGGCTGGTTCGTCGTCGGCGGCGGGCGCAACGGGATGGAATATAGCGTGTTCCTGATCGTTTCGCTGCTTGCGATCGCCTGGGCCTATTGGCCGGTGCGGGACCGCGCGGCGCGATAA
- a CDS encoding NAD+ synthase — protein MTDAAATLTIVLSQMTQAVGDLAANADAMRAVRARHAQADLILYPELQLIGYPPEDLVLKPALAERAAALLAELAADTADGGPAMLVGSVERGADGLLYNIVALLDGGRVVATRRKHELPNYGTFDEKRVFAPGPLPDIVEWRGVKLGLPICEDGWLPTVCQHLAAEGAELLISVNGSPYEIDKDERRLSQVFAARVAETGLPLIFLNRIGGQDELVFDGCSFVLNGDGGAAHRLIDWDAEERVTRWKKDVAGWRCDAGAIAEWEAHPADIYSAMILSLRDYVERNRFPGVVLGLSGGIDSAICAAIAADALGPDKVWCVMLPSRFTSHESLADAGGCAEMIGCRLDTIPIAPAVEAFDAMLEGSFADRAVDTTEENVQSRIRGVTLMALSNKFGPMLLTTGNKSEMSVGYATIYGDMAGGYNPLKDAYKMTVFALAKWRNDNVPRLSRNPVTPVMPDTIITKPPSAELRPDQKDQDSLPPYEDLDRMLHMLVEEEASVDDVVARHGFDRDTVARIERLLAIAEYKRRQAPPGVKLSTRNFGRDRRYPITHGFRTG, from the coding sequence ATGACCGACGCCGCTGCAACGCTGACCATCGTCCTTTCCCAGATGACCCAGGCGGTCGGCGATCTGGCCGCCAATGCCGACGCGATGCGTGCGGTTCGCGCGCGGCACGCGCAAGCCGACCTGATCCTTTATCCCGAGCTGCAACTGATCGGCTACCCGCCCGAAGATCTGGTGCTGAAACCCGCGCTGGCGGAGCGGGCCGCGGCGCTGCTCGCGGAACTCGCCGCCGACACCGCCGACGGCGGCCCGGCGATGCTGGTGGGATCGGTGGAGCGCGGCGCCGACGGTCTGCTCTATAATATCGTCGCGCTGCTTGACGGCGGCCGCGTGGTCGCGACGCGGCGCAAGCACGAACTGCCCAATTACGGCACCTTCGACGAAAAGCGCGTGTTCGCGCCCGGCCCGCTGCCCGATATCGTCGAATGGCGTGGGGTGAAGCTGGGCCTGCCGATCTGCGAGGATGGCTGGCTGCCGACGGTGTGCCAGCATCTCGCCGCTGAGGGCGCTGAACTGCTGATCTCGGTCAACGGCAGTCCCTATGAGATCGACAAGGATGAGCGGCGCCTCTCGCAGGTGTTCGCCGCGCGCGTAGCCGAAACCGGCCTGCCGCTGATCTTCCTCAACCGCATCGGCGGGCAGGATGAGCTGGTGTTTGACGGTTGTTCGTTCGTGCTGAACGGCGACGGCGGAGCGGCGCATCGCCTGATCGACTGGGACGCCGAGGAGCGGGTCACGCGTTGGAAGAAAGACGTTGCGGGCTGGCGCTGCGACGCGGGCGCGATCGCCGAATGGGAGGCGCATCCCGCCGACATCTATAGCGCGATGATCCTGTCCCTGCGCGACTATGTCGAGCGCAACCGCTTCCCCGGCGTCGTGCTCGGCCTGTCGGGCGGGATCGATTCGGCGATCTGTGCGGCGATTGCCGCCGACGCGCTCGGGCCGGACAAGGTCTGGTGCGTGATGTTGCCGAGCCGCTTCACCAGTCACGAAAGCCTGGCCGATGCCGGGGGGTGCGCCGAGATGATCGGCTGCCGTCTCGACACCATCCCGATCGCCCCCGCGGTCGAGGCGTTCGACGCAATGCTGGAGGGCAGCTTCGCCGACCGCGCCGTCGATACGACCGAGGAAAATGTCCAGTCGCGCATCCGCGGCGTGACGCTGATGGCGCTGAGTAACAAATTCGGCCCGATGCTGCTGACCACAGGCAACAAGAGCGAGATGAGCGTCGGTTATGCGACCATCTATGGCGACATGGCCGGCGGCTATAATCCGCTGAAGGACGCTTATAAGATGACGGTCTTTGCGCTCGCTAAGTGGCGCAATGACAATGTGCCGCGGCTGTCGCGCAACCCGGTGACGCCGGTGATGCCCGATACCATCATCACCAAGCCGCCGAGCGCCGAGCTGCGCCCCGACCAGAAAGATCAGGACAGCCTGCCGCCGTACGAAGATCTCGACCGGATGCTGCATATGCTCGTCGAGGAAGAGGCGAGCGTCGACGATGTCGTGGCGCGCCACGGTTTCGACCGCGACACGGTGGCGCGGATCGAGCGCCTGCTCGCGATCGCCGAATATAAGCGCCGCCAGGCGCCCCCGGGGGTCAAATTGTCGACGCGCAATTTCGGGCGCGACCGGCGCTATCCGATCACGCATGGGTTCCGGACGGGATAG
- a CDS encoding ribose-phosphate pyrophosphokinase: MKLISGNSNLPLARAIADYLELPLTDTSVRRFADEEVFVEIHENVRGQDVFVVQPTNFPANDNLMELLIINDALRRASAKRITAVVPYFGYARQDRKPGPRTPISAKLVANLITTSGADRVLAIDLHAGQIQGFFDIPTDNLYAAPVMSADIQARFGDKNLMVVSPDVGGVVRARALAKRLDNAPLAIVDKRRERAGESEVMNIIGDVSGRFCILIDDIVDSAGTLCNAASALKSAGAEGVVAYCTHGVLSGGAVARVDASELTELVITDSIQPTDAVNDSGKVRTLTVAPLLGEAIKRIADETSVSSLFD, encoded by the coding sequence ATGAAACTTATCTCCGGCAACAGCAACCTGCCGCTGGCCCGCGCGATCGCCGATTATCTCGAGCTGCCGCTGACCGACACCAGCGTGCGCCGCTTCGCCGACGAGGAAGTTTTCGTCGAAATTCATGAAAATGTCCGCGGGCAGGATGTTTTCGTCGTCCAGCCGACCAATTTCCCCGCGAACGACAATCTGATGGAATTGCTCATCATCAACGACGCGCTGCGCCGCGCGTCGGCCAAGCGCATCACCGCGGTCGTTCCCTATTTCGGCTACGCCCGCCAGGACCGCAAACCCGGCCCGCGCACGCCGATCTCGGCCAAGCTCGTCGCGAACCTCATCACCACCTCGGGCGCCGACCGCGTGCTCGCGATCGACCTGCACGCCGGGCAGATCCAGGGATTTTTCGACATTCCGACCGACAATCTCTATGCCGCGCCGGTGATGAGCGCCGACATCCAGGCGCGTTTCGGGGACAAGAATCTGATGGTCGTCTCGCCCGACGTCGGCGGCGTCGTCCGCGCCCGCGCGCTCGCCAAGCGCCTCGACAACGCCCCGCTCGCCATCGTCGACAAAAGGCGTGAGCGCGCCGGCGAATCGGAAGTGATGAATATCATCGGCGATGTGTCGGGCCGCTTCTGCATCCTCATCGACGACATCGTGGACTCTGCCGGCACCCTATGCAACGCCGCCTCCGCGCTGAAGTCCGCGGGCGCCGAGGGCGTCGTCGCCTATTGCACCCACGGCGTGCTGTCGGGCGGTGCGGTGGCGCGCGTCGATGCGAGCGAACTCACCGAGCTGGTCATCACCGATTCGATCCAGCCGACCGACGCGGTGAACGACAGCGGCAAGGTCCGCACGCTGACCGTCGCGCCGCTGCTGGGCGAAGCAATCAAGCGCATCGCCGACGAAACAAGTGTTTCCTCACTCTTCGACTAG
- a CDS encoding cyclase family protein: protein MTTDKRVVFDFAVEFANGGGVQGQGFRLDIDGDEIDDDALAAYIVRDLRLLMVANVVITNKRIIAEPHKRGEPAARGPAKCRDETAFRDLSHVIEHGTVTYKGLPAPLICDHLSREASRAIYAEGTEFQIGTIEMVGNTGTYVDTPFHRYADGADTAEIGLDRLAGLPGIVVRVTGMAGRAIDWHHFAAEDVVGRAVLVQTGWDRHWASDAYFEGHPFLTAKAAEYLRNHGALLVGIDSLNIDDTSGGERPVHSILLAAGIPIVEHLTRLETLPVSGFRFTAAPPKIRGMGTFPVRAHAWLD, encoded by the coding sequence ATGACGACAGACAAGCGCGTGGTTTTCGATTTTGCCGTCGAATTTGCCAACGGTGGCGGGGTGCAGGGCCAGGGGTTCAGGCTGGACATCGACGGCGATGAGATCGACGACGACGCGCTGGCCGCCTATATCGTTCGCGACCTTCGGCTGCTGATGGTCGCAAACGTCGTCATCACAAACAAGCGCATTATCGCCGAACCCCACAAGCGCGGAGAACCGGCTGCCCGCGGACCGGCAAAATGCAGAGACGAAACGGCCTTCCGCGACCTCAGCCATGTGATCGAGCACGGCACGGTCACCTATAAGGGTTTGCCCGCACCGCTCATCTGCGACCATCTTTCACGCGAGGCGTCGCGCGCCATCTATGCCGAGGGGACCGAATTTCAGATCGGTACGATCGAAATGGTCGGAAACACCGGCACCTATGTCGACACACCCTTTCATCGTTATGCCGATGGCGCCGATACCGCCGAAATCGGGCTGGATCGGCTGGCCGGGCTGCCGGGCATCGTCGTTCGGGTCACGGGGATGGCTGGCCGCGCCATCGATTGGCATCATTTTGCGGCGGAGGATGTGGTGGGCCGCGCGGTTCTGGTCCAGACCGGCTGGGATCGCCATTGGGCCAGCGATGCCTATTTCGAGGGCCACCCCTTTCTGACGGCCAAGGCCGCGGAATATCTGCGCAACCACGGCGCGTTGCTCGTCGGCATCGATTCACTCAACATCGACGATACCAGCGGCGGCGAGCGGCCGGTGCACAGCATCTTGCTGGCGGCCGGAATCCCGATCGTCGAGCATCTGACCCGGCTCGAAACATTGCCGGTCAGCGGCTTCCGCTTCACCGCCGCACCGCCGAAGATACGCGGCATGGGGACATTTCCCGTCCGTGCCCACGCCTGGCTTGATTGA
- the hisN gene encoding histidinol-phosphatase codes for MSLYDDLALANRLADAAGQAIRPLFRSAFAHEAKGDASPVTDADRAAEAAMRKLIDAEAPRDGIIGEEYGADRPQASRQWVLDPIDGTVSFMAGRPIFGTLIALLQDGWPVLGIIDQPVAGERWVGAMGHPTRFNGTVVTTRTCRNLSDAVLATTGPQYFSDHDGEHFMALAAQTSHKRMVFGGDCYNYGLLSSGHIDLVVEAGLKLHDFAALVPVVEGAGGTMCDWNGDPLNAESTGHVIALGDPARLEDVIEGLACHH; via the coding sequence ATGTCGCTCTACGATGATCTCGCCCTCGCCAACCGGCTGGCCGACGCCGCCGGCCAAGCCATCCGCCCTTTATTCCGCAGCGCATTCGCCCACGAGGCGAAGGGCGATGCATCCCCGGTGACCGACGCCGATCGCGCCGCCGAAGCGGCCATGCGCAAGCTGATCGACGCCGAAGCGCCGCGCGACGGCATTATCGGCGAGGAATATGGGGCCGACCGTCCCCAAGCGAGCCGCCAATGGGTGCTCGATCCGATCGACGGCACGGTAAGCTTCATGGCCGGTCGCCCGATTTTCGGGACGTTGATCGCATTGCTGCAAGACGGCTGGCCGGTGCTCGGCATCATCGATCAGCCAGTCGCGGGCGAACGCTGGGTAGGGGCGATGGGACATCCGACGCGCTTCAACGGCACGGTCGTCACAACGCGCACCTGCCGAAACCTGTCCGACGCCGTGCTGGCGACCACCGGGCCGCAATATTTCAGCGACCATGACGGCGAGCATTTCATGGCGCTCGCCGCGCAGACATCGCACAAACGGATGGTCTTTGGCGGCGATTGTTATAATTATGGCTTGCTCAGCAGCGGCCATATCGATCTGGTCGTCGAAGCAGGGCTGAAACTGCATGACTTTGCCGCACTCGTCCCGGTTGTCGAGGGCGCCGGCGGGACAATGTGCGACTGGAACGGCGATCCGCTGAATGCCGAAAGCACGGGGCATGTCATCGCGCTCGGCGACCCGGCGCGGCTCGAGGATGTTATCGAAGGGCTTGCCTGCCACCATTAA
- a CDS encoding GFA family protein, translating to MDMAYEGSCHCGAVTYTVDGDIPDTAMSCNCSHCRRKGFLLTFVPIDQFRLESGAEMLISYKFNKHNIDHQFCATCGCQSFSVGTGPDGSKMAAVNLRCVPDADLDALNIQKVDGASL from the coding sequence ATGGATATGGCTTATGAGGGTAGCTGTCATTGCGGCGCAGTGACCTATACGGTCGACGGCGACATTCCCGATACGGCGATGAGCTGCAATTGCTCGCACTGCCGGCGCAAGGGTTTCCTGCTCACCTTCGTGCCCATTGACCAGTTCCGGCTGGAAAGCGGTGCCGAGATGCTGATATCCTATAAGTTCAACAAGCATAATATCGACCATCAGTTCTGCGCGACCTGCGGCTGCCAGAGCTTTTCGGTTGGAACGGGTCCCGACGGATCGAAAATGGCAGCGGTGAACCTGCGCTGCGTTCCCGACGCCGATCTTGATGCGCTGAATATCCAGAAGGTCGATGGCGCAAGCTTGTGA
- the rpmI gene encoding 50S ribosomal protein L35, which produces MPKLKTKSGVKKRFKFTASGKVKHGVAGKRHRLISHNSKYIRTNRGTSVLSDSDAAHVRLWAPYGLK; this is translated from the coding sequence ATGCCCAAGCTGAAGACCAAGAGCGGTGTGAAGAAACGCTTCAAATTCACCGCGTCGGGTAAGGTGAAGCACGGCGTTGCCGGCAAGCGCCACCGCCTGATTTCGCACAATTCCAAATATATCCGCACCAACCGCGGCACGAGCGTGCTCAGCGATTCGGACGCGGCCCATGTGCGCCTCTGGGCGCCCTATGGCCTGAAGTAA